A part of Paenibacillus sp. 481 genomic DNA contains:
- a CDS encoding LytR/AlgR family response regulator transcription factor → MSWTILIVEDEPLAREDLAHTLSLYHEELEIVQAATGTEALQLVQEREPKLIFLDINLPDISGLQVAEHISAMPIKHITQRIPIIFCTAYDEYALQAFQLRAYHYLLKPYDEQDIYAILKELQFNTQLNTQVNNRMNTQNTSQTRPSSIHACKLALPNENVTHYVMPEHIIFLEKQDKHVRVVTTQGTYFTTRTLQELERRLEPYLFFRCHKSFVISMRHAEQLSTYTTGTFNLLMSEGSTVPVSRNYVKELRYKLEI, encoded by the coding sequence ATGTCATGGACCATTCTCATCGTTGAAGATGAGCCGCTGGCGCGCGAAGATCTGGCGCACACACTATCCCTTTACCACGAGGAATTAGAAATTGTACAAGCTGCCACAGGAACAGAAGCATTGCAGCTTGTTCAGGAGCGGGAGCCGAAACTCATTTTTTTAGATATTAATTTACCCGATATAAGCGGACTTCAAGTAGCAGAACATATTTCCGCGATGCCAATAAAGCACATCACACAGCGTATTCCGATTATTTTTTGTACAGCCTATGATGAGTATGCGCTACAAGCCTTTCAATTGCGAGCTTATCATTATCTATTAAAGCCTTACGATGAGCAGGACATATACGCGATATTAAAGGAACTCCAATTTAACACGCAATTAAACACGCAAGTGAACAATCGAATGAACACGCAAAATACCTCTCAGACCCGACCTTCATCCATCCATGCGTGCAAGCTCGCACTTCCGAACGAAAACGTAACTCATTATGTGATGCCCGAGCATATTATTTTTCTTGAAAAACAGGACAAGCACGTCCGCGTAGTTACGACGCAAGGAACCTACTTCACGACACGTACACTCCAAGAGTTGGAGCGTAGACTTGAACCCTATTTATTTTTCCGTTGCCATAAAAGCTTTGTTATTAGCATGCGTCATGCTGAACAGCTCAGTACGTATACAACTGGAACATTCAACTTGCTGATGAGTGAAGGCAGCACAGTACCTGTGAGCCGTAACTATGTTAAAGAGCTGCGATATAAGCTAGAAATTTAA
- a CDS encoding UvrB/UvrC motif-containing protein, translating to MICQQCGQKPATLHFTKIVNGQKTEFHICESCAREKGEWIPGTTNGFSIHNLLSGLLDFDLAAGGGMMTGGGPPVPPKPQSTRCDRCGLTFAQFSKLGRFGCDECYNFFGERLDPLLKRVHGNTVHIGKIPRRGGGVIQRRRELDELKRQLQYSIMNEQFEHAAQLRDRIREIEQHSSESSD from the coding sequence ATGATATGTCAACAGTGCGGTCAAAAGCCAGCCACGCTGCATTTTACGAAAATCGTTAATGGCCAAAAGACAGAGTTTCACATATGTGAATCGTGCGCACGGGAAAAAGGAGAATGGATTCCTGGTACAACGAATGGCTTCTCAATTCATAATTTGTTGTCTGGATTGCTTGATTTCGATTTAGCCGCAGGCGGCGGAATGATGACTGGTGGAGGCCCTCCTGTTCCTCCTAAACCGCAATCCACGCGTTGTGACAGGTGTGGACTTACGTTTGCACAGTTTAGCAAACTAGGCCGTTTTGGTTGTGATGAATGTTACAATTTTTTTGGCGAACGTTTGGATCCGCTCTTGAAGCGTGTGCATGGCAATACGGTGCACATCGGTAAAATTCCTCGACGTGGAGGAGGAGTTATCCAACGCCGCCGTGAATTAGATGAACTTAAGAGGCAATTACAATACAGCATTATGAATGAGCAGTTTGAACATGCAGCACAGCTACGCGACCGTATTCGAGAGATTGAACAACATTCTTCCGAGAGCTCGGATTAA
- the ligA gene encoding NAD-dependent DNA ligase LigA, whose amino-acid sequence MSQLIADLNKYNYHYYTLDEPVLSDKEYDALYDELVTLEQQMGVTQPDSPTQRVGGQLLKGFDPHRHLSRLWSLDKAQNEADLYAWNQRVLKLVQDYNTKNPDEEPLPAPTYVVELKYDGLTLNLTYTDGQLVQASTRGNGLIGESILPQVKTIRSVPLTIPYIEGTVEVQGEGIMNLSVLEAYNETAAEPLKNARNAAAGALRNLNPQVTATRKLNAFFYNVGYSDTDLFHDHREMMQFLRDNQFKVNPYITYFNTIEDVRAELERIQEQRPSLDYLIDGAVVKVTDMRTRTVLGYTDKFPRWAVAFKFEAEETTTVLESVSWEVGRTGKITPVARVEAVELAGVTVQNCTLNNIGDIERKNLKHALGSRVFIRRSNDVIPEILGKVTDEQDGEEITFPTHCPSCSSELELRGAHLFCNNKLGCKPQLVGRLAHFASRDAMDIETFSVMTAEQLYDELEVRDPSDLFALTFEQLISLNRFGEKKANNLLQAFEACKTRDLSAFLFALGIPNTGKTTTKALADHFNTLEAIMNATLDELIAIPDVGGIVADSIVSFFADPINQASITRMLELGLQPQAPVKAAPVSVDSFFYGKTVVLTGTLHQLTRDEAAAKLEACGAKITGSVSKKTDLVIAGEKAGSKLAKAEQLGIPVITDENELIRLLNEALPQ is encoded by the coding sequence ATGTCTCAACTCATTGCGGATTTAAATAAGTACAACTACCATTACTACACATTGGACGAGCCTGTCCTTAGCGATAAAGAATACGATGCTCTTTACGATGAGTTAGTTACCCTAGAGCAGCAAATGGGTGTAACCCAGCCCGACTCCCCGACCCAACGTGTCGGGGGGCAACTACTCAAAGGCTTTGACCCGCATCGACACCTATCACGTCTTTGGAGCTTGGACAAAGCCCAGAACGAAGCAGATTTGTACGCTTGGAATCAGCGTGTCCTTAAACTCGTTCAAGACTACAATACGAAAAATCCCGATGAGGAGCCACTGCCGGCTCCTACATACGTGGTAGAGCTCAAGTACGACGGCTTAACGCTGAACCTTACGTACACAGACGGACAGCTCGTCCAAGCTTCGACGCGCGGGAACGGCCTCATCGGCGAGTCCATTTTGCCACAAGTCAAAACGATTCGCTCTGTACCGCTCACCATTCCTTATATAGAAGGAACAGTTGAAGTACAAGGCGAAGGCATCATGAACCTGTCTGTGCTTGAAGCCTATAACGAGACAGCCGCAGAGCCGCTCAAAAATGCACGCAACGCAGCTGCGGGCGCGCTGCGCAACTTGAATCCGCAAGTGACAGCAACGCGGAAGCTTAACGCATTTTTCTACAATGTCGGATATTCGGACACCGACTTATTTCACGACCATCGTGAAATGATGCAGTTTTTGAGAGACAACCAATTCAAAGTGAACCCATACATCACTTACTTCAATACGATTGAAGATGTACGTGCGGAGCTTGAACGTATTCAGGAGCAGCGGCCATCGCTTGATTACCTTATTGACGGTGCCGTAGTCAAAGTAACCGACATGCGCACGCGCACAGTACTCGGCTACACCGATAAGTTTCCGCGTTGGGCAGTCGCATTTAAGTTCGAAGCTGAAGAAACGACGACCGTACTCGAAAGCGTAAGTTGGGAAGTTGGTCGTACAGGCAAAATCACTCCCGTTGCTCGTGTAGAAGCGGTTGAGCTGGCGGGTGTAACCGTACAGAATTGTACGTTGAATAACATCGGCGACATCGAGCGTAAAAATTTGAAACACGCACTCGGCTCACGTGTATTCATTCGCCGCTCTAATGACGTAATCCCTGAAATTTTGGGGAAAGTAACGGATGAGCAGGACGGGGAGGAAATCACATTCCCTACTCATTGCCCATCTTGCAGCTCGGAGCTGGAATTGCGCGGTGCCCATCTATTCTGCAACAACAAGCTTGGCTGTAAGCCGCAGCTTGTAGGACGCCTTGCCCATTTTGCATCGCGGGATGCGATGGATATTGAGACGTTTAGCGTTATGACAGCAGAACAGTTGTACGATGAACTTGAAGTACGTGATCCGTCTGATCTATTCGCGCTCACGTTTGAGCAGTTGATTAGCCTAAATCGATTTGGTGAGAAAAAAGCGAACAACCTGCTGCAAGCTTTTGAAGCATGCAAGACTCGCGACCTTTCCGCCTTCTTATTTGCACTTGGTATTCCAAACACAGGGAAGACGACGACTAAGGCGCTAGCCGATCATTTCAACACACTTGAAGCGATTATGAATGCTACGCTAGATGAGCTTATCGCCATCCCAGACGTTGGTGGTATCGTAGCCGATAGTATTGTCAGCTTTTTCGCTGACCCGATTAACCAAGCAAGCATTACCCGCATGCTGGAGTTGGGCCTACAGCCACAGGCACCAGTTAAAGCAGCGCCCGTAAGTGTAGATTCGTTCTTCTACGGGAAGACGGTTGTCCTAACAGGTACACTTCACCAGCTGACACGTGACGAAGCTGCCGCTAAGTTAGAAGCTTGCGGTGCTAAGATTACAGGCAGTGTATCCAAGAAGACCGATCTTGTCATCGCCGGAGAAAAGGCAGGCAGCAAACTAGCCAAGGCCGAACAGCTAGGCATTCCAGTCATCACAGATGAAAATGAACTCATTCGCCTGCTAAACGAGGCACTGCCGCAATAG
- the pcrA gene encoding DNA helicase PcrA: MFEFLDSSRERTDIHEAIAKLNPEQQRAVEVTEGPLLIMAGAGSGKTRVLTHRIAYLVATRKAPPWGILAITFTNKAAREMQERVSRLVGGPEGHDIWVSTFHSMCVRILRKDIERIGFSSNFSILDSADQLSVIRGCMKDLNLDTKKFEPKAVQASISTAKNELISPQRFEQKIGDYFDGIVSNVYKMYQKRLRSNNSLDFDDLIMMTIELFKQVPEVLDFYQKKFKYIHVDEYQDTNRAQYMLCRMLADQHKNICVVGDSDQSIYRWRGADISNILNFEEDYPNATTIMLEQNYRSTSNILNAANEVIKLNIGRKPKKLWTDRGEGSAIKLYQADTEHDEGYFVTGEIKKNQMSGKSYSDHAILYRTNAQSRVIEEILIKSEIPYQIVGGIKFYDRKEIKDLLAYLRLISNPDDDISLERIINVPKRGIGATTIAKLSDAATARDTSIIKVIANMDDIDIAPKTKGTLRDFQAMIDNLHRMLEYLSVTELTEKILELSEYKLELQRENTLESKARLENIDEFLSVTQDFEKRNEDKSLVSFLTDLALIADIDSMGDSDDDEEPQDAVILMTMHSAKGLEFPTVFIIGMEEGVFPHSRTFNDNEELEEERRLAYVGITRAEKQLFLTCARTRTLFGRTSANAPSRFLAEIPDEVKEEVSTSGGRYGRHDRYGRSNTAASYGGRGLGYSGSSGSAGNQGSASSGGNNANGSSNGLGSRSASASKVTVTSALDSAKQTGTQDGSFQTGDKVSHAKWGVGVIVSVKGTGTDTELQIAFPAPVGVKRLLSAFAPVTKV, from the coding sequence ATGTTTGAATTTCTTGACTCATCCCGTGAAAGGACGGACATACACGAAGCAATAGCGAAGCTTAACCCCGAGCAACAGCGTGCCGTCGAGGTTACCGAAGGACCGCTGCTCATTATGGCTGGAGCGGGCTCTGGTAAGACGCGCGTTCTGACGCATCGCATCGCATATCTAGTCGCAACACGCAAAGCACCGCCGTGGGGGATTCTCGCCATTACCTTTACGAACAAAGCAGCACGTGAAATGCAGGAACGTGTATCCAGACTAGTCGGTGGCCCAGAAGGACACGATATTTGGGTTTCGACCTTCCACTCCATGTGCGTGCGAATTTTGCGCAAAGACATTGAGCGGATTGGATTCTCATCCAACTTCTCTATCCTTGACTCAGCAGACCAACTTTCCGTTATTCGCGGCTGTATGAAGGACCTTAACCTAGATACGAAGAAATTTGAGCCTAAAGCCGTGCAAGCTTCCATCAGCACAGCGAAAAACGAACTCATTTCACCGCAGCGCTTTGAGCAAAAAATCGGCGACTACTTCGATGGCATCGTTTCTAACGTGTACAAAATGTATCAAAAGCGACTCAGAAGCAACAACTCGCTCGATTTTGACGATCTCATCATGATGACGATCGAACTGTTTAAGCAAGTGCCGGAAGTGCTCGATTTTTATCAAAAAAAATTCAAATACATTCACGTCGACGAGTATCAGGATACGAACCGCGCGCAATATATGTTGTGCCGTATGTTGGCAGACCAGCATAAGAACATTTGCGTTGTCGGTGACAGCGACCAGTCGATCTATCGCTGGCGCGGCGCTGACATTTCGAACATCCTCAACTTTGAAGAGGATTATCCGAACGCGACGACGATTATGCTTGAGCAAAATTATCGTTCCACTTCGAATATCCTGAATGCTGCCAACGAGGTCATCAAGCTGAACATCGGCCGCAAACCGAAGAAGTTGTGGACTGACCGTGGCGAGGGTAGCGCGATTAAGCTTTACCAAGCGGATACAGAGCATGACGAAGGATATTTTGTAACAGGGGAAATTAAAAAAAATCAAATGAGCGGCAAGTCGTACAGCGACCATGCCATTTTATATCGGACGAACGCGCAGTCTCGTGTTATTGAGGAAATACTTATTAAATCCGAAATTCCGTATCAAATCGTCGGCGGCATCAAATTCTATGACCGCAAAGAGATTAAAGACTTGCTTGCGTACTTGCGTCTCATCTCTAACCCGGACGACGACATCAGTCTAGAGCGAATTATTAACGTACCAAAGCGAGGCATTGGCGCTACAACGATCGCTAAGCTGTCCGATGCGGCGACTGCGCGCGATACATCCATTATCAAAGTCATCGCCAATATGGATGACATCGACATCGCGCCTAAGACAAAAGGTACATTACGTGACTTCCAAGCGATGATCGACAACTTGCATCGTATGTTGGAGTACTTGTCTGTCACCGAGCTTACCGAAAAGATACTCGAGCTATCCGAGTATAAGTTAGAACTTCAGCGCGAGAATACGCTCGAATCGAAAGCAAGACTTGAGAACATCGACGAGTTCCTATCCGTTACACAGGATTTCGAAAAGCGCAATGAAGATAAATCGCTCGTCTCATTCTTGACGGACTTGGCGCTTATCGCGGACATCGATTCCATGGGTGATTCCGATGATGACGAAGAGCCGCAAGATGCGGTCATCCTCATGACCATGCACAGTGCGAAAGGGTTGGAATTCCCAACCGTATTCATAATAGGCATGGAGGAAGGCGTCTTCCCGCATAGTCGCACATTCAACGACAATGAGGAATTGGAAGAGGAACGTCGCTTAGCCTATGTAGGTATCACTCGTGCCGAGAAGCAATTGTTCCTAACATGTGCTCGTACGCGCACCTTGTTCGGACGAACGAGTGCAAATGCACCGTCGCGCTTTTTAGCAGAAATACCGGACGAAGTTAAGGAAGAAGTATCGACATCTGGCGGTCGCTACGGTCGTCATGATCGCTACGGTCGCAGCAATACAGCCGCTTCCTACGGCGGCCGCGGGCTCGGCTACAGCGGCAGCTCTGGTAGCGCGGGCAACCAAGGCTCAGCAAGTTCCGGCGGCAACAACGCCAACGGCTCAAGCAATGGCCTCGGCAGCCGCAGCGCTAGTGCGAGTAAAGTGACGGTCACGTCCGCACTCGACAGCGCCAAGCAGACCGGAACACAGGATGGTTCCTTCCAGACAGGTGACAAAGTATCTCACGCCAAATGGGGCGTTGGCGTCATCGTATCCGTAAAAGGTACGGGCACGGACACGGAACTGCAAATCGCATTCCCAGCTCCTGTAGGCGTCAAACGATTGCTATCTGCCTTTGCACCCGTAACCAAAGTATAG
- a CDS encoding CtsR family transcriptional regulator, which yields MRNISDLIEHYLKHMLVDSPEGTVEIQRNELADKFSCVPSQINYVISTRFSLEKGYVVESKRGGGGYIRIQRIELPSHLAIQNHLCDNIGERIGQSAAEGLIYQLEEAKVISRREANLLRAVVSRDNLAMKLPLRDEVRARLMRAMLVALLSK from the coding sequence ATGCGCAATATTTCTGACTTAATTGAGCATTACTTGAAGCATATGCTAGTTGACAGTCCAGAAGGAACGGTAGAAATTCAGCGAAATGAGTTAGCGGATAAGTTCTCATGTGTACCTTCACAAATTAATTATGTTATTAGCACTCGTTTTTCGTTGGAAAAAGGTTACGTCGTGGAGAGCAAACGTGGTGGCGGTGGGTATATCCGTATTCAACGGATTGAGCTTCCTTCACATTTAGCAATCCAGAACCATTTATGCGATAACATTGGTGAACGAATTGGTCAATCTGCTGCAGAAGGGCTCATTTATCAGCTGGAAGAAGCGAAAGTCATCTCCCGACGTGAGGCAAACTTACTTAGGGCTGTTGTTTCACGCGATAATTTAGCGATGAAGCTCCCGCTTAGGGATGAAGTAAGAGCACGATTAATGCGAGCAATGCTCGTTGCACTACTTAGTAAGTAA
- a CDS encoding carbon starvation CstA family protein, which yields MKKKAWISILLWGLISLIGASALGTLALNRGETINAVWLVIAAVCFYSVAYRFYSKFLANKVFGLDDKRQTPAELKNDGKDYVPTNKWVLFGHHFAAIAGAGPLVGPVLAAQMGYLPGAIWLIVGVMIGGAVQDFIILFASTRRNGKSLGDMIKDEVGKLTGTVAMIGILGIMIILLAVLGLVVVKALVGSPWGMFTIAATIPIAIFMGLYMRYIRPGRVGEGSVIGLVLLFLSLIGGQYVAEHPTYSAWFTFDSETIALMMIVYGFVASAIPVWLLLAPRDYLSTFLKIGTIVGMALGILFVMPELQMPALTQFVDGTGPVFAGNLFPFLFITIACGAVSGFHALVSSGTTPKMLERESHARPIGYGAMLMESFVAIMALVAACVLTPGVYFAMNSPASVIGTDTVQAAATIGQWGFTITPADLDTMAKDVGESTILSRTGGAPTFAVGMAQIISGMFGGKAFMAFWYHFAILFEALFILTTIDAGTRVGRFIIQDLLKFAYKPLGNTDSTAGNLIATTICVAGWGYFLYQGVIDPLGGINSLWALFGIANQMLAGMALILGTTILFKMGKKAYAWVTLIPATWILIVTMTAGFQKMFHEKTNIGFLSHADKFQQALNKGELLVPAKSLSQMQQIITNDYVNAILCGIFMLVVIIVFLSSLNIWIKVLRNQEVKLQEAPYVARDGGITSHG from the coding sequence ATGAAAAAGAAAGCGTGGATATCCATCTTACTGTGGGGACTTATTTCACTGATCGGTGCTAGTGCGCTGGGAACATTAGCGTTGAACCGCGGCGAAACCATTAATGCGGTGTGGCTCGTTATCGCTGCCGTTTGCTTTTACTCCGTTGCGTATCGCTTCTACAGCAAATTTCTAGCTAACAAGGTGTTCGGACTCGACGATAAGCGTCAAACACCGGCCGAACTCAAAAATGATGGCAAAGATTACGTCCCGACGAACAAATGGGTTCTTTTCGGGCACCACTTTGCCGCGATTGCAGGAGCGGGCCCACTCGTCGGCCCAGTATTGGCTGCGCAAATGGGCTATCTGCCAGGAGCCATATGGCTCATTGTCGGCGTTATGATAGGAGGGGCTGTACAAGACTTTATTATTTTGTTCGCATCTACTCGTCGCAATGGAAAATCGCTAGGGGACATGATTAAAGATGAAGTCGGAAAGCTAACCGGCACCGTCGCTATGATCGGTATACTCGGAATTATGATCATTTTACTTGCCGTTCTTGGCCTCGTCGTCGTTAAAGCGCTCGTTGGTAGCCCGTGGGGAATGTTTACGATCGCGGCTACGATTCCAATCGCGATCTTTATGGGGCTATATATGCGTTACATCCGACCGGGGCGTGTAGGAGAAGGTTCGGTTATTGGTCTCGTGTTACTCTTTCTTTCCTTAATAGGTGGACAATACGTTGCTGAACATCCGACATATTCAGCATGGTTCACATTTGATAGTGAAACCATTGCACTTATGATGATTGTTTACGGCTTCGTCGCTTCAGCCATTCCAGTCTGGCTATTGCTGGCGCCGCGCGATTATTTAAGCACTTTTCTTAAAATAGGTACGATCGTAGGTATGGCGCTCGGTATTTTGTTCGTTATGCCCGAATTGCAAATGCCGGCTCTCACGCAGTTTGTAGACGGGACGGGCCCCGTGTTTGCAGGGAACTTATTCCCGTTCCTGTTCATCACGATTGCCTGCGGCGCTGTCTCTGGCTTCCATGCGCTTGTTTCTTCCGGCACGACGCCTAAAATGCTTGAACGCGAGTCGCATGCCCGTCCTATCGGCTACGGCGCCATGCTGATGGAATCGTTCGTTGCGATTATGGCTCTCGTTGCAGCTTGCGTGCTTACGCCAGGCGTATACTTTGCAATGAATAGCCCGGCTAGCGTAATAGGAACCGATACCGTGCAGGCTGCCGCTACCATAGGACAGTGGGGCTTCACGATAACACCCGCTGACTTGGATACGATGGCCAAAGATGTTGGCGAATCCACTATTTTGTCCCGGACGGGCGGCGCACCGACCTTTGCAGTCGGTATGGCCCAGATTATATCTGGTATGTTCGGCGGTAAGGCTTTCATGGCTTTCTGGTATCACTTTGCTATCCTTTTCGAAGCCTTATTCATTTTAACAACGATTGACGCCGGAACTCGGGTCGGCCGCTTCATTATTCAAGACTTGCTCAAGTTTGCCTACAAGCCACTCGGTAATACCGATTCAACTGCGGGTAACTTGATTGCCACGACAATCTGCGTTGCGGGTTGGGGATACTTCCTTTATCAAGGTGTTATCGATCCACTCGGTGGGATCAACTCGTTATGGGCCTTGTTCGGCATAGCCAACCAAATGCTCGCAGGTATGGCATTAATACTTGGAACGACCATTCTATTTAAAATGGGTAAGAAAGCATACGCTTGGGTCACGCTTATTCCAGCGACATGGATACTCATCGTGACGATGACTGCTGGCTTTCAAAAGATGTTCCATGAAAAAACAAACATCGGCTTCCTGTCACACGCTGACAAGTTCCAGCAGGCGCTTAACAAAGGAGAGTTACTTGTACCGGCTAAAAGCCTATCACAGATGCAGCAAATTATTACGAATGATTATGTAAATGCGATTCTTTGTGGCATTTTCATGCTTGTCGTTATTATTGTATTCCTATCCTCTTTGAACATTTGGATCAAAGTGTTACGTAATCAAGAAGTAAAACTGCAAGAAGCGCCGTATGTGGCACGAGACGGAGGGATCACAAGCCATGGTTAG
- a CDS encoding DUF5684 domain-containing protein, which translates to MDDQLTGIFALGLGIFGIFIWLGLYILGVLPFYMLAKKARHEHSWFAFVPILNLVQMLQVAKINLWLIILIFIPVLNFFFGLYVLYKYLQAFGHGIGGIILSIIPVVNIIYWYYIAISSSVSYELEIGPSTDPYSGHRHPTHHA; encoded by the coding sequence ATGGATGATCAATTAACAGGTATATTTGCTTTAGGCTTAGGTATTTTCGGAATCTTCATTTGGCTGGGACTGTACATATTAGGGGTATTACCTTTTTACATGCTTGCAAAGAAAGCAAGACATGAACATTCTTGGTTTGCTTTTGTACCGATCTTAAATCTTGTACAGATGCTTCAAGTCGCCAAAATTAATTTGTGGCTAATCATTTTGATATTTATTCCCGTGCTTAATTTCTTTTTTGGCTTATATGTACTCTATAAGTATTTACAAGCTTTCGGACATGGGATCGGCGGGATTATTCTCTCCATCATCCCAGTAGTCAACATTATATATTGGTACTACATCGCAATAAGCTCTAGCGTAAGCTATGAACTTGAAATCGGACCGTCTACTGATCCATATAGCGGACATAGACATCCTACTCATCATGCTTAA
- a CDS encoding YbdD/YjiX family protein, translating to MVREKIKQAASFINHFTTLLVGVPHYETYVEHMRTHHPEETIQTRKQFFCQAQDKRYNAKGGNVSRCC from the coding sequence ATGGTTAGGGAAAAAATAAAACAAGCAGCTTCGTTCATTAATCATTTTACAACGCTGTTAGTTGGCGTTCCTCATTATGAGACGTATGTTGAGCATATGCGAACTCATCATCCTGAGGAAACGATACAGACTCGCAAGCAATTTTTTTGCCAGGCACAAGACAAGCGTTACAATGCTAAAGGCGGCAATGTGTCACGTTGCTGTTAA
- a CDS encoding protein arginine kinase, with protein sequence MSNYHFMEQPLSDWMRGTGPDSDIVISSRIRIARNLSALPFPLLATNQQSAEVLQRLSSVLNEQGFISLGSFQSIRLVDMNETEKQVLVEKHLISPNLANEARNGAVILSDNEAVSIMVNEEDHLRIQCLYPGLQIREAWAQANRIDDVFEAHVDYAFHERRGYLTSCPTNVGTGIRASVMMHLPGLVLNQQINRILQAVTQVGLAVRGLYGEGSEAIGNLFQVSNQITLGQSEDEIIDNLYSVVKQIIEHEKAAREQLLTDNRTRLTDRVCRSYGILKHAAIMDTKEAAQRLSDIRLGSDIGILHDISAPILNELLVMTQPGFLQHIFNKPLQADERDVYRARLIRESLTKSKS encoded by the coding sequence ATGTCTAATTATCATTTTATGGAGCAACCGTTAAGTGACTGGATGCGTGGTACCGGACCGGACTCCGATATCGTCATCAGCAGCCGTATACGCATCGCACGGAATCTTAGCGCATTGCCGTTTCCGCTCTTAGCGACAAACCAGCAATCTGCAGAAGTGCTGCAACGTCTGTCTTCTGTCTTGAATGAGCAAGGTTTTATATCACTCGGGTCGTTTCAAAGTATTCGTCTCGTTGATATGAATGAAACGGAGAAGCAAGTTCTTGTGGAGAAACATTTGATTTCACCGAACTTGGCAAACGAAGCTCGTAACGGTGCGGTCATTTTAAGCGACAATGAAGCTGTTAGCATCATGGTAAACGAAGAGGACCATTTGCGAATACAATGTTTATACCCTGGTCTGCAAATACGCGAAGCATGGGCACAGGCTAACCGTATCGATGATGTGTTCGAGGCACATGTAGATTACGCTTTCCATGAGAGACGTGGTTATCTAACAAGTTGCCCGACAAATGTGGGTACAGGTATTCGTGCATCCGTGATGATGCATCTGCCTGGATTAGTGCTAAATCAGCAAATAAACCGTATTTTGCAAGCGGTGACGCAGGTTGGATTAGCCGTGAGAGGATTGTACGGTGAAGGCAGCGAAGCGATAGGTAATCTGTTTCAAGTATCGAACCAGATTACGCTTGGCCAATCTGAAGATGAAATTATCGACAACTTGTACAGCGTCGTGAAGCAAATTATTGAGCATGAGAAGGCAGCACGTGAGCAACTCCTCACAGATAATCGGACGAGATTGACCGATCGAGTGTGTCGCTCATACGGTATTTTGAAACATGCTGCTATAATGGATACAAAAGAGGCTGCACAGCGCTTATCCGACATTCGATTGGGCTCTGATATTGGTATTTTGCACGATATTTCAGCTCCAATATTGAACGAATTGTTAGTGATGACGCAGCCAGGTTTTTTGCAACACATTTTCAATAAGCCGCTACAAGCGGATGAACGGGACGTATATCGGGCTCGTCTCATACGGGAGTCCTTAACAAAATCAAAATCCTAA